TTACGCATGCGTGTATTTGGGAACGCGCATAGTCTGACAAAAGTTGGTGGTAAAACTCGGTCGCAAGATTAATGGGTTTCTTTTGAGCATCACGGCTGGTGGATCTTATATGGTGAGTTTTTTTATGTGGTGTGGCTCACAATCCAATTTGAGTCGGAAAAATACGTCGAAGAAAGTAGGCGGCGAGCATTTTCTATTTCATAGCTTATAGGCTATAAATACATATAGgcctatataaaatataatttttttaaaaaagaattatcAGTTAGCGAGCATGTGGACAAACTGTTCACAAAATGCGCAAATAAACTAGCCCGTCCCTGAGAATGAGGCGTTCCTCTTCGACTTTTCTCGATCAATCACGCGGACAGTGGCTCCTTTTGATTAAACCCCAAATTGTCATTGGACAGAGGTAATCATGTGACAAGCAATACGGTCCAATTTCAACCTTGTCTCCATGAAAGCAGTTTAATGGTATCGCGGTCCCCATACGGCCGTAATCAGCaaaatagtgatttttttttacaccgggcacaatatttcattatttcttcgTAGGTCCCAAATCTGTGCGCGGGGAATTCCTTTAAGACTCGGAGGAGATGAATTACGAATTCGAGCGAGAGACGGGCTTTATCAATAGTCAGCCGTCGCTCGCTGAGTGCCTGACATCTTTTCCCCCTGTCGCTGATGCATTTCAAAGTTCATCAATCAAGAGCTCGACGCTTTCACGCTCGACACTGATTCCTCCTCCTTTCGAGCAGACCATTCCCAGGCTGAACCCGGGCAGCCACCCTCGCCACAGCCGACCCAAGCAGAACCCGAACGGCGTGTGCCCGCTGCCCGCCGCCTCGTTACCCCCGGAGTACCCGTGGATGAAGGAGAAAAAAGCTTCAAAGAAAAACCAGACTTCAGCTGCAGCCACAACCGaccctgcaccactctacttCTCtcctgaaggtaaaaaaaattgtaaatctCATTCGAACACTCTATGTTTCAATTTTACATCATGTTATAGCCATAGGCCTATTTAAGTTATCTTTAAGGAATTATGGGCAAAAGTCTCTCGCTCCGGTGCATCAGAACTCAATGGTGTATGCAATATTTAATATGTGAAAGCATGACAAATTATTTGAGGGTGTTTTTGCACAACTCCTAAACTCTGTGTGCGCTACTTGTAGGGCgtgaattttaatatttgacaGTAATGAAGAGTGATAGATTGGTATTACTCAAGTCGGCAGCTGGCGTGTTCATTAATCTTCTCGCGGGCTCGTCCGCACTCACACCgcacacagctctctctctctctctctctctctctgtctctctctctctttctctctctctctctctttcacacacacacacacacacacacacacacagctttctgGCACCGGGGCCGAGGACACAAATTATTCTCGTGCCGTGGCTTCATTCCCACCGACGATTTATGCCCCTTGCGAACCGCAATATATTGGACAAGTTTTGTGAGGTCAGCTGTATAGCCCCAGAGCGCGTTGTTAACAAAGGACGTGTGATAATTAGTGGCATATTGATAATATATAACGTTGCAATGCGCGTGCAGGTTCGCCGGAGGTTTCTGACGGTGGCGGAGGTGGCGGCGGCACACGCAGACTGAGGACGGCCTACACCAACACACAGCTCCTGGAGCTCGAGAAGGAGTTCCACTTCAACAAGTACCTGTGCCGACCACGCAGGGTGGAGATCGCCGCGTTGCTGGACCTCACGGAGAGGCAAGTAAAAGTGTGGTTTCAGAACCGGCGCATGAAGCATAAGCGCCAGACGCAGTGCAAGGAGAACCAGAACGGCGAGACGAGAGCTGTGAGCCTGGAGGAAAACACCGCTCATGGCAAGGTTTTTTACGAACAATCGGGAACGAACTCCGTTTCCGGGGCTCTCTTGGAGAACGAGAGTTACGCGTTCCAGCAGAACACTACGCAGAATGGACACAATGGAGAGTCGGCGAGCTCTACTGTTTCGCCCCTGAACAGTAATGACAAAAATCTGAAACATTTTCCCAACCAGTCACCCACTGTTCCCGTGTGCGCCTCTACAATGGCTGTGGACGGCGCAGCTGCTCGGGACAATAGCACTCCTCCAGGCCTGGACGGCCCCATGCACGACTTTCACGTTTTCTCCACAGATTCCTGCCTGCATCTCTCAGATGCCATCTCTCCGAGTGTGTCTGAGACGGTGGACAGCCCCATGGGTTTAGTCACGGACTCATTTGATTTCTTCTCGGAGACGCTCACGACGATCGACTTACAACACTTGAACTACTAACAGTTTTTGAGCACAAGGAAGCCCCGTTATCTTTCTCTACGTTGACGGATGGTCAGTCTGTTTTAATTATAACGTTTGAAAATTAGGCCTAGACCATTAGCCTGCGAAGGGTTAAGTTTAatatgaatgattgaatgattaATTGTGTTTACaacgcaaaaacaaaaaagaaagtgatattttttcgttttatttttgtataatctTTGCTGCAGTGTGGCatattttcctaaaataaaatttttacattGCTGAAGATAAAGGAAGGCCGCTGTGATTTGCATACATTtgctaaatatttataatatgaaTTCATGCCATTAAACAGCCATAAAAAAATTCATGccataaaaaaatcaaatgatcatgtgaaataaataaaataaatgctgtgGGATGACATGATATTCAGTCTAGtacgaaaacaaaaacattttttgtttcgGTAGACCCAATAATTTCTGAAGTGATATAAATAGCCTACATGCACATATAAAATCTCTGGAGCACGTTAAAGCGTAACAAGTGCAAGCTTATTGTGAATAACCGTCGCATGGGCTGCGTAGTTTAATATAAGCAAAATATAGGCAGAAAAATATATtgcttgtttttaaagaaaattgtatCAGCCATAGGCCTTAACTGTTGAATATTCCATTAGGCCTAAATATGCagcaaaattatacatacatatatatattatatatatatataaaacaccacCAAATGTAATGAAAGTCCCTGCTGGTGCATGGCCGAGAAAACAAACTCTCACTGTATCGGAAAACACGGGTAGCACTCTGTTCAAGAGCTGTAGCGTTCAAGAGTTTAGCAATTAAATTTTATAGCCTATTAAACCTTCGACAGTGGGGTTAGTGTCGAAGCCGCAGCACAAGTAATTCAATCTGGAGCTAGGGACGATCATTGAATTCTACCCACTATTAGTCACtagaatgaaattaaatttatttgaGATTAATTTCGGAAacaggaaatatttatttataacgtGATCAGAAATTTAATTTcgaaaaacaacagaaatgcaTATTGTATAAattcgatatatatatatatatatatatatatatatatatatatatatatatatatatatatatatatatatatatatatatataaggttaaAGCATTTCAGAAAACTACTTTCCTTCACAGCCAACTCTTGCATGAGGCCCAAATATAAGCCAACTTTCAGTAATGGTGGACTGCCTCACCATACAACGCAAATTCCTCGCTAatgtttatacatatacatttttccttaaatattttacagaaacctttttttacttttacacttgTTTGAGTATAAGTTTAGTACTATTGGCTGTAATGCgagttttcctttaaagtcTTATTAATTATaacataattaaatgtaaatatacttttATACTGCTTTACAATTACCGCTTTATAATTACTGGTTTAATTCACGACTCTGCACTGAGAAGACAACACCACACTTAACTACATGTAGAATCTATAGTTTATTATGTAGTTTTAtagaatttgaaaaaaaaccccaaaactaaAAGCAGCCACGTgggatttttattattcaaacaaTTAATAGCCCATACTTCACTTTAACGATAAATTTATTTGCATGTCGTGTTTATCAGTGGGCCATCGAGCTAATACTTTCCAAACAGCTGCAGTGTTGCACTCCCGAAGTGGGTATTAAAATGGAAATGAGTTCCCTCTACTCTCTGGGGTCTGGACACTGGTTTTATCCACAGATAATGGAGCTAGTAAAGACTGTTAACTGCATGTGAACTTCTACAAGAAACATTTCCTGCTTTTCCAAATTAGTTCTACATGTCAGATTTACTTTCAAAAAGTGATCAGTGATCCAACAGTATTTTCACAcataattaaattcaattcaaaattaattgtattaaataatatttataatcatacaTTAACGGACAATTAAAAGCCAGGTGTTACTGGACACTGACTGGGAATAAATGTGATAATACATTGACCTTAATTTGGCCAACATTTTGAAACAGTATTAGTAAAGTGAGGCTTTGATTCAGTATATTGATATTGACATGGCACATCTAAATAATACAGGGAACTGCAGTCTAAACTTTTCTTagtcatatttacacatttagtgGATTCACTCAAGTACAGACTTGACTCAAGTGCACAGAAAGTCACTCAAgtatacagaaataaatacattgcaCAATAGGTGGCATTTACAGTTTTCTAACAGAGTATCCTGTATTAAAGTCAACTAATCGCAAGCAATACAGTCTAACACCCACTGGGCATAGAGCCACAATGAAGCAGAACAACAACTTGACTGATGTATTTGGACAGAAGAAGACACAAGATTGACATGCTGCAGTTAGTTACAGACCAGTGTTTCTCT
This Ictalurus furcatus strain D&B chromosome 1, Billie_1.0, whole genome shotgun sequence DNA region includes the following protein-coding sequences:
- the hoxa2b gene encoding homeobox protein Hox-A2b isoform X2: MTIPRLNPGSHPRHSRPKQNPNGVCPLPAASLPPEYPWMKEKKASKKNQTSAAATTDPAPLYFSPEGSPEVSDGGGGGGGTRRLRTAYTNTQLLELEKEFHFNKYLCRPRRVEIAALLDLTERQVKVWFQNRRMKHKRQTQCKENQNGETRAVSLEENTAHGKVFYEQSGTNSVSGALLENESYAFQQNTTQNGHNGESASSTVSPLNSNDKNLKHFPNQSPTVPVCASTMAVDGAAARDNSTPPGLDGPMHDFHVFSTDSCLHLSDAISPSVSETVDSPMGLVTDSFDFFSETLTTIDLQHLNY
- the hoxa2b gene encoding homeobox protein Hox-A2b isoform X1 — its product is MNYEFERETGFINSQPSLAECLTSFPPVADAFQSSSIKSSTLSRSTLIPPPFEQTIPRLNPGSHPRHSRPKQNPNGVCPLPAASLPPEYPWMKEKKASKKNQTSAAATTDPAPLYFSPEGSPEVSDGGGGGGGTRRLRTAYTNTQLLELEKEFHFNKYLCRPRRVEIAALLDLTERQVKVWFQNRRMKHKRQTQCKENQNGETRAVSLEENTAHGKVFYEQSGTNSVSGALLENESYAFQQNTTQNGHNGESASSTVSPLNSNDKNLKHFPNQSPTVPVCASTMAVDGAAARDNSTPPGLDGPMHDFHVFSTDSCLHLSDAISPSVSETVDSPMGLVTDSFDFFSETLTTIDLQHLNY